Proteins encoded within one genomic window of Bradyrhizobium sp. CB1717:
- a CDS encoding DUF1810 domain-containing protein, whose amino-acid sequence MTDTFDLERFVQAQNPVFRDVQGELARGRKQSHWMWFVFPQVAGLGFSAMSQRYAIGSRAEAVAYLAHPVLGPRLIECTRLVLAVEGRTINAILGAPDDTKFRSSMTLFGAVSDEPVFDQALARYFAGERDAATLEILARLDRSAH is encoded by the coding sequence ATGACCGATACTTTCGACCTAGAACGGTTCGTCCAGGCCCAAAACCCGGTTTTTCGCGACGTCCAGGGCGAGCTGGCGCGGGGCCGCAAGCAGAGCCACTGGATGTGGTTCGTTTTCCCGCAAGTAGCCGGCCTCGGCTTCAGCGCCATGTCGCAGCGTTACGCCATCGGCTCGCGCGCGGAGGCTGTGGCCTACCTCGCGCACCCTGTCCTCGGGCCACGCCTGATCGAATGCACGCGGCTCGTGCTCGCCGTCGAAGGGCGCACCATCAACGCGATCCTCGGCGCGCCCGATGACACCAAGTTCCGTTCGTCGATGACGCTGTTCGGCGCCGTGTCCGACGAGCCCGTCTTCGATCAGGCGCTCGCCCGTTATTTCGCAGGCGAGCGCGACGCCGCGACGCTGGAGATCCTGGCCAGGCTCGACCGGT